GTAAATCTACCCTTGCTCGTCTTATTAATCGATTATACGAACCTACAGTAGGTGAAGTATTGATTGATAATCGTAATATTTTCAAACTAAATACTAGAGAAATCATTGCATTACGTTGTCGCGAAATGAGTATGGTTTTTCAATCCTTTGCATTATTGCCCAACCGTACAGCGCTAGGCAATGTAGCTTTTGGACTAGAAGTCGCTAAAGTACCACGTAAACAACGTGAAAAACGAGCGATGGAAGTACTTGAGCAAATGGGATTAGCTACCTTTGCTAAAAAATATCCTCATGAATTATCAGGTGGTATGCAACAACGTGTAGGATTGGCTAGAGCATTAGCTCTCAATCCTTCTATACTCATTATGGACGAGGCATTCTCCGCATTAGACCCATTAAAACGTCGGGAAATGCAGGATATGCTTTTACAGCTGCAAAAAGAGCATCGCCGGACGATTATTTTTGTATCCCACGATATTGAGGAAGCACTACGTATTGGCTCACGAATCGCTATTATGCAAGATGGCTGCTTAGTTCAAACAGGTACACCTCAGCAACTAATTAATAACCCTGCTAATGAGTATGTGCGTAGTTTCTTTGATACCATTGATACTACCCGTTTTATTAAAGCAATTGATATTGCTGTTCCATTACCTCCAGAACAACCTACTCCCTTGGAATCAATCTCTGCTAATACTTTATTATCAGATGTTATAGAAAACTTAGTTATGAATAAAAAAGCATTATTGGTTGTTGATGAACAAAATAAACATTGTGGCTTTATTTCTGAAGCACAAGTATTAAGTGCATTATATGGAGCCAACAATGACCATTGAGTTTGATTTGGGCGATGCTATTGAACGTGGTGTCGACTTTTTACAAAATAACTGTGGCACTTTTTTTAATACTGTTGGGGATAGTTTAGAGTATCTTGGTAAAACGATTGAAGCTTTTTTGCTTATTATTCCACCTTGGCTAGTTATTGCTGTTTTTGTGGGGTTAGCATTTTGGCGAATTAGCTATCGTTTTGCTATCTTTACTGCGCTTGCTTTACTGCTTATTCTCTATGGCTTTGCTAATGGCTTTTGGGAATTATCGTTACTTGCCATTTGGTTATCTGTACTGAGTATATGGCGAAATAGAGTTACTTATATTATTTCTGCCATTTCTTACTTATATTTACCTTATCTTCTTTATGAGTTAGGCAAACCTGTAGGATACTGGGATGCAACCATGATTACCTTAGGCTTAGTATTAAGCTCTACGCTTATCAGTCTTATTATTGGTATTCCATTAGGTATCTGTATGGCCAAAAGCCGTTATGTAGAGTATGTAGTACGCCCAATTCTCGACTTAATGCAAACTATGCCAGCTTTCGTTTATTTAATACCCGTTACCATGTTATTTAGTATTGGTTATAGTGTGGGTATTATTGCTACCATTATTTTTGCTATGCCTCCCGCTGTACGACTGACCCACTTAGGAATAAGACAGGTGAATAGAGAACTATTAGAAGCTGGTCGTTCGTTTGGTTGTACATATTGGCAACTCTTATTTAAAGTACAACTACCCAATGCTATGCCTTCTATTATGACAGGCGTAAATCAATGTTTAATGATGTCACTCTCTATGGTTATTATTGCTTCTATGGTGGGCGTCGAAGGCTTAGGACAACTAGTTAATGGCAGTTTAAATACCCTTAATATTAGTTTAGGATTTAAAAGTGGCTTAGCTGTTGTTCTTTTAGCAGTAGTACTTGATCGTATTACTGAAAGCTTTGGTCGTTCACAATTAGATAAACGTAAGAGTCGTATTGAATGGATTAAAGAACGTCTACATAACTTACAAGAAAACTAATTTATAACCATAAAAAACCCTTTAGTAGTCTTATTAAAGGGTTTCTTATTAAACAACTATGTTAGGTCATGG
This portion of the Entomomonas sp. E2T0 genome encodes:
- a CDS encoding quaternary amine ABC transporter ATP-binding protein, coding for MQSPKILVRNLYKIFGNRPKEAIELLQQGWSKEQILEEKELLVGINNVSLEINEGEIFVIMGLSGSGKSTLARLINRLYEPTVGEVLIDNRNIFKLNTREIIALRCREMSMVFQSFALLPNRTALGNVAFGLEVAKVPRKQREKRAMEVLEQMGLATFAKKYPHELSGGMQQRVGLARALALNPSILIMDEAFSALDPLKRREMQDMLLQLQKEHRRTIIFVSHDIEEALRIGSRIAIMQDGCLVQTGTPQQLINNPANEYVRSFFDTIDTTRFIKAIDIAVPLPPEQPTPLESISANTLLSDVIENLVMNKKALLVVDEQNKHCGFISEAQVLSALYGANNDH
- a CDS encoding ABC transporter permease, producing MTIEFDLGDAIERGVDFLQNNCGTFFNTVGDSLEYLGKTIEAFLLIIPPWLVIAVFVGLAFWRISYRFAIFTALALLLILYGFANGFWELSLLAIWLSVLSIWRNRVTYIISAISYLYLPYLLYELGKPVGYWDATMITLGLVLSSTLISLIIGIPLGICMAKSRYVEYVVRPILDLMQTMPAFVYLIPVTMLFSIGYSVGIIATIIFAMPPAVRLTHLGIRQVNRELLEAGRSFGCTYWQLLFKVQLPNAMPSIMTGVNQCLMMSLSMVIIASMVGVEGLGQLVNGSLNTLNISLGFKSGLAVVLLAVVLDRITESFGRSQLDKRKSRIEWIKERLHNLQEN